A region from the Acuticoccus sediminis genome encodes:
- the purL gene encoding phosphoribosylformylglycinamidine synthase subunit PurL, protein MDVEITPDLVAQHGLTADEYERFCGLIGRTPTLTELGIVSAMWNEHCSYKSSRIHLRTMPTTGRNVIHGPGENAGVVDIGDGLAVVFKMESHNHPSYIEPYQGATTGVGGILRDVFTMGARPIACLNAIRFGAPDHEKTRHLVSGVVAGIGGYGNAFGVPTVGGEVEFDPSYNGNPLVNAMAVGLARQDSIFLSKAEGVGRPIVYLGSKTGRDGIHGATMASASFDSEDQSERSTVQVGDPYAEKRLLEACLELMKTGAVIAIQDMGAAGLTSSAVEMGAKGNLGIRLDLDNVPCRETGMTAYEMMLSESQERMLMVLNPEHWDKARAIFEKWELESAIVGETTDDLRFRVWHNGVEEANLPIKELGDEAPVYDRPWTEPAAPPALTEADLAAPNDVGDALLALIGSANGCSRRWVWEQYDHVISGNVVGGPGGDAAVVRVGDGPTALAMTVDVSPRYCQADPFEGGKQAVAEAWRNLTAVGATPLALTDNLNFGAATNPEIMGQFVRAIHGIGEAARGLDFPVVSGNVSLYNQTDGKSILPTPAIGGVGKLDHVDVRATLAWAAGDTIFLVGGHGEHLGQSLYLDVVRGSRNGAPPPVDLALEKRHGDFVRAAIVDGIVKACHDISSGGLGTALAEMAMTSGIGARLDIPDPLHVHLFAEEQGRYVLATSDTDRLLLAAANAGIAIAPIGLVGGASLEIPGKLSLPVAALTEAHESYLPALMAQP, encoded by the coding sequence ATGGACGTCGAGATCACGCCGGACCTCGTGGCGCAGCACGGGCTCACCGCGGATGAATATGAGCGGTTCTGCGGGCTGATCGGCCGCACGCCGACGCTGACCGAGCTCGGCATCGTCTCGGCCATGTGGAACGAGCACTGCTCGTACAAGTCCTCCCGCATCCACCTGCGCACGATGCCCACCACGGGCAGGAACGTCATCCACGGCCCCGGCGAGAACGCCGGCGTCGTCGACATCGGCGACGGGCTCGCCGTCGTGTTCAAGATGGAGAGCCACAACCACCCCTCGTACATCGAGCCCTACCAGGGCGCGACGACGGGCGTGGGCGGCATCCTGCGTGACGTCTTCACCATGGGCGCGCGGCCCATCGCCTGCCTCAACGCGATCCGCTTCGGCGCCCCCGACCACGAAAAGACGCGCCATCTGGTGTCGGGCGTCGTCGCCGGCATCGGCGGCTACGGCAACGCGTTCGGCGTGCCGACGGTCGGCGGCGAGGTGGAATTCGACCCGTCCTACAATGGCAACCCGCTCGTCAACGCGATGGCGGTCGGCCTCGCGCGGCAGGACTCGATCTTCCTGTCCAAGGCGGAGGGTGTCGGGCGGCCGATCGTCTACCTCGGCTCCAAGACCGGGCGCGACGGCATCCACGGCGCGACGATGGCGTCCGCCTCGTTCGACAGCGAGGACCAGTCCGAGCGCTCCACCGTCCAGGTCGGCGACCCCTACGCCGAGAAGCGCCTCCTCGAGGCGTGCCTGGAGCTGATGAAGACCGGGGCGGTGATCGCGATCCAGGACATGGGCGCGGCCGGCCTCACCTCGTCGGCGGTGGAGATGGGGGCCAAGGGCAACCTCGGCATCCGCCTCGACCTCGACAACGTGCCCTGCCGCGAGACCGGCATGACGGCCTACGAGATGATGCTCTCCGAGAGCCAGGAGCGCATGCTCATGGTCCTCAACCCGGAACACTGGGACAAGGCGCGCGCCATCTTCGAGAAATGGGAGCTGGAGAGCGCCATCGTCGGCGAGACCACCGACGACCTCAGGTTCCGCGTCTGGCACAACGGTGTCGAGGAGGCGAACCTTCCCATCAAGGAGCTGGGCGACGAGGCGCCGGTCTATGACCGCCCGTGGACCGAGCCCGCCGCCCCGCCGGCCCTGACCGAGGCCGACCTCGCCGCCCCCAACGACGTCGGCGACGCGCTGCTGGCGCTGATCGGCAGCGCCAACGGCTGCTCGCGCCGCTGGGTGTGGGAGCAGTACGACCACGTGATCTCCGGCAACGTCGTCGGCGGCCCGGGCGGCGACGCCGCGGTGGTGCGCGTCGGCGACGGGCCGACCGCGCTCGCGATGACCGTCGACGTCTCCCCGCGCTACTGCCAGGCGGACCCGTTCGAGGGCGGCAAGCAGGCCGTCGCCGAAGCCTGGCGCAACCTGACCGCCGTCGGCGCGACGCCGCTGGCGCTGACCGACAACCTCAACTTCGGTGCCGCGACCAACCCGGAGATCATGGGCCAGTTCGTCCGTGCCATCCACGGGATCGGCGAGGCCGCGCGCGGGCTCGACTTCCCCGTCGTGTCCGGCAACGTCTCGCTCTACAACCAGACCGACGGCAAATCGATCCTGCCGACCCCGGCGATCGGCGGCGTCGGCAAGCTCGACCATGTCGACGTGCGCGCGACCCTCGCCTGGGCGGCCGGCGACACGATCTTCCTCGTCGGCGGCCACGGGGAGCACCTCGGCCAGTCGCTCTACCTCGACGTGGTCCGCGGATCGCGCAACGGCGCCCCGCCCCCGGTCGACCTGGCACTCGAGAAGCGCCACGGTGACTTCGTACGGGCCGCCATCGTCGACGGCATCGTCAAGGCCTGCCACGACATCTCGTCCGGCGGCCTCGGCACCGCGCTCGCCGAGATGGCGATGACGTCCGGCATCGGCGCCCGGCTCGACATTCCGGACCCGCTCCACGTCCACCTCTTCGCCGAGGAACAGGGCCGCTATGTGCTGGCGACGTCCGACACCGACCGCCTCCTCCTGGCGGCGGCGAACGCCGGCATCGCGATCGCCCCGATCGGCCTCGTCGGCGGCGCTTCGCTGGAGATTCCGGGCAAGTTGTCGCTCCCGGTTGCGGCCTTGACCGAGGCGCACGAGTCTTACCTGCCTGCTCTTATGGCGCAGCCATGA
- a CDS encoding SRPBCC family protein codes for MTRTALNTALALTLGTSLAALVAGPSLAADAARSVTTSAAPAAAWEAVGDFCAIATWHPAVAKCELSEHDGTMRRTLSLEGGGTIVEDLVGRDDDAMEYTYKIIESPLPVANYESTIVVTADGDGSRIDWTGSFDPSGASEDEAVKVIDGIYEAGLTGIVTAAEK; via the coding sequence ATGACCCGCACCGCTCTCAACACCGCGCTCGCCCTGACGCTCGGCACCTCGCTCGCCGCCCTCGTGGCCGGGCCCTCGCTCGCCGCCGACGCCGCGCGCAGCGTGACGACATCGGCCGCGCCCGCCGCCGCGTGGGAGGCCGTGGGCGACTTCTGCGCCATCGCCACCTGGCATCCGGCCGTCGCCAAGTGCGAGCTCTCCGAACATGACGGCACCATGCGCCGCACGCTGAGCCTGGAAGGCGGCGGCACCATCGTCGAGGACCTCGTCGGCCGGGACGACGACGCGATGGAATATACCTACAAGATCATCGAGAGCCCGCTGCCGGTCGCCAACTACGAATCGACGATCGTCGTCACCGCCGACGGCGACGGTTCGCGCATCGACTGGACCGGCTCCTTCGACCCGTCCGGCGCCAGCGAGGACGAGGCGGTGAAGGTGATCGACGGCATCTACGAGGCGGGGCTGACCGGCATCGTCACCGCCGCCGAGAAGTAG
- a CDS encoding cupin domain-containing protein: protein MGTRTLDHAEVVSRCFPPADGIPNHPDLPMVAIRKALAPGTGPGDAREIYASNGWGGMWTWGVFPFHHYHPDAHEALACISGSAELMIGGASGERIRVETGDVLVLPAGTGHCFLSGAPDFKVCGAYPAGQEDYTTLSAAALPMDEAAAQVARVPLPESDPIYGTDGPLTKAWGLRH, encoded by the coding sequence ATGGGCACCAGGACGCTCGACCACGCCGAGGTGGTTTCGCGGTGCTTCCCGCCGGCGGACGGGATCCCCAACCACCCCGACCTTCCCATGGTCGCGATCCGCAAGGCGCTGGCTCCCGGCACCGGCCCGGGCGACGCGCGGGAGATCTACGCCTCGAACGGCTGGGGCGGCATGTGGACCTGGGGCGTCTTCCCCTTCCACCACTACCACCCCGACGCACACGAGGCCCTCGCCTGCATCTCGGGCTCGGCCGAGCTGATGATCGGCGGAGCGTCCGGCGAGCGGATCCGCGTCGAGACCGGCGACGTCCTGGTGCTGCCGGCCGGCACCGGCCACTGCTTCCTGAGCGGCGCTCCGGACTTCAAGGTTTGCGGCGCCTACCCTGCCGGTCAGGAGGACTACACCACTCTCAGCGCCGCCGCGTTGCCCATGGACGAGGCCGCGGCGCAGGTCGCGCGGGTCCCGCTTCCCGAGTCAGACCCGATCTACGGTACCGACGGCCCGCTCACCAAGGCGTGGGGTCTGAGGCACTGA
- a CDS encoding BolA family protein — protein sequence MAMDAHQIERLIREALPDATVEIRDLAGDGDHYAAVVVSESFRGKTRVAQHKLVYDALKGRMGGELHALALQTSAPQ from the coding sequence ATGGCGATGGACGCACACCAGATCGAACGCCTCATTCGCGAGGCGTTGCCTGACGCGACGGTCGAGATCCGCGATCTTGCCGGCGACGGGGATCACTACGCGGCCGTCGTGGTCTCCGAGTCCTTCCGCGGCAAGACCCGCGTCGCCCAGCACAAGCTGGTCTACGACGCGCTGAAGGGCCGGATGGGCGGGGAACTGCACGCCCTCGCCCTGCAGACGTCGGCTCCGCAATAG
- the gatC gene encoding Asp-tRNA(Asn)/Glu-tRNA(Gln) amidotransferase subunit GatC: MSVDTETVRRVAHLARLKMGDEELERLKGDMNAILGFVEQLGEVDVEGVEPMTSVVDASLKRRDDVVTDGGYPDRVLANAPEAADGFYLVPRVVE, translated from the coding sequence ATGTCCGTCGACACTGAAACCGTGCGCCGCGTCGCGCACCTCGCACGCCTCAAGATGGGCGATGAAGAGTTGGAGCGCCTGAAGGGCGACATGAACGCCATCCTCGGCTTCGTCGAGCAACTCGGCGAAGTGGACGTGGAGGGGGTCGAGCCGATGACCTCCGTCGTCGACGCCTCGCTGAAGCGCCGCGACGATGTCGTGACGGACGGCGGATACCCGGACCGTGTGCTCGCCAACGCGCCGGAAGCGGCGGACGGCTTCTATCTCGTGCCGAGGGTCGTCGAATGA
- the msrA gene encoding peptide-methionine (S)-S-oxide reductase MsrA produces MTKFVRAVLTALALATGLTAGILSADAGGDKARQAATGPTATAIFAGGCFWCVESDFDKVKGVVATQSGYTGGHVANPTYQQVSHENTGHYEAVKVTYDPARVSYRTLVDYFFRHVDPTDAGGQFCDRGESYRTAIFVGDEAQREAAEAAKADAAAALHEAIVTPIEAAGPFYPAEDYHQDYYEKNPLKYRYYRWNCGRDARVEEVWGKAHTPS; encoded by the coding sequence ATGACGAAATTCGTGCGCGCCGTGCTGACCGCGCTGGCCCTGGCGACGGGACTGACGGCGGGTATCCTGAGCGCCGACGCGGGCGGCGACAAGGCCCGCCAGGCCGCAACCGGCCCGACGGCGACGGCGATCTTCGCCGGCGGCTGCTTCTGGTGCGTGGAGTCCGACTTCGACAAGGTGAAGGGCGTGGTCGCGACGCAGTCCGGCTACACCGGCGGCCACGTCGCCAACCCGACCTACCAGCAGGTGAGCCACGAGAACACCGGCCACTACGAGGCGGTGAAAGTCACCTACGACCCCGCCAGGGTCTCCTACCGCACGCTGGTGGACTACTTCTTCCGCCACGTCGACCCGACGGACGCGGGCGGCCAGTTCTGCGACCGCGGCGAGAGCTACCGCACCGCGATCTTCGTCGGCGACGAGGCGCAGCGCGAGGCGGCCGAGGCTGCGAAGGCCGACGCGGCGGCGGCGCTGCACGAAGCCATCGTGACGCCGATCGAGGCCGCCGGCCCGTTCTACCCGGCGGAGGACTACCACCAGGACTACTACGAGAAGAACCCGCTGAAGTACCGCTACTATCGCTGGAACTGCGGCCGCGACGCGCGGGTCGAAGAGGTCTGGGGCAAAGCCCACACGCCATCCTAA
- a CDS encoding glycosyltransferase family 2 protein, which translates to MAKTLILCPTHDHADALLMSISAVRAQSVTDWRMVVICDGAPARTVEILQAIGDDDPRVEHRVFPKGERYGEAYRDIVIREAGEEIVCHLSDDDLWRTGHLAAMHRLLEEADWGRQGVMWLPAGDDVRWRFANAGTAVSRRAAAAMRPLAPGLNNVAYRREAYLRLAEGWTPAPEPGPSDLFMWAKFFQAEGMRIASSAEATVLRMPSRGKRSHLTPTERAAVLGGWLPAINDPASEALSLGQADILRGLVTLFAYSELEHAGTFDAAIEHCGLRLVEPGAPFNVAVDGAPLDVPMSRRQRRQARCAFLAVKAAVTDIDGVDRRWRDFAAENPKFARRALRDLSVLPPPFPDQARRLATL; encoded by the coding sequence ATGGCCAAGACGCTGATCCTGTGCCCGACGCACGACCACGCGGACGCGCTGCTGATGTCCATCTCGGCGGTCCGCGCGCAGTCGGTCACGGATTGGCGCATGGTGGTGATCTGCGACGGAGCGCCGGCAAGGACGGTGGAGATCCTGCAGGCGATCGGCGACGACGACCCGCGGGTGGAACACCGCGTCTTCCCCAAGGGGGAGCGCTACGGCGAGGCCTACCGGGACATCGTGATCCGCGAGGCCGGGGAGGAGATCGTCTGCCACCTCTCGGACGACGATCTCTGGCGCACGGGCCATCTGGCGGCCATGCACCGGCTGCTCGAGGAGGCCGACTGGGGGCGGCAGGGCGTCATGTGGCTGCCCGCCGGCGACGACGTGCGCTGGCGCTTCGCCAACGCCGGGACCGCCGTCTCGCGCCGCGCGGCGGCGGCGATGCGGCCCCTCGCGCCGGGCCTCAACAACGTCGCCTACCGGCGGGAGGCCTACCTCCGGCTCGCCGAGGGGTGGACACCGGCGCCCGAGCCCGGGCCGTCCGACCTCTTCATGTGGGCGAAGTTCTTCCAGGCAGAGGGGATGCGGATCGCCTCCAGCGCCGAGGCGACGGTGCTGCGGATGCCGAGCCGCGGCAAGCGCAGCCACCTGACCCCGACCGAGCGGGCGGCGGTCCTCGGCGGATGGCTCCCGGCCATCAACGATCCGGCCTCGGAGGCGCTGTCGCTCGGGCAGGCGGACATCCTTCGCGGCCTCGTCACCCTGTTCGCCTACAGCGAGCTGGAGCACGCCGGAACCTTCGACGCCGCGATCGAGCACTGCGGCCTCCGCCTTGTGGAGCCGGGGGCGCCGTTCAACGTCGCGGTCGACGGCGCGCCGCTCGACGTGCCGATGAGCCGGCGCCAGCGGCGTCAGGCGCGCTGCGCGTTCCTCGCGGTGAAGGCGGCGGTGACGGACATCGACGGCGTGGACCGGCGGTGGCGGGACTTCGCGGCGGAGAACCCGAAGTTCGCCCGGCGCGCTCTCAGGGACCTTTCGGTGCTGCCGCCGCCGTTCCCCGATCAGGCGAGGCGGCTCGCCACGCTCTGA
- a CDS encoding ABC transporter ATP-binding protein translates to MDTILSVERLSKTYASGHTALKDVSLDIRRGEILALLGPNGAGKTTLISVICGLVKPTSGRVTVDGADIVEDYRKARSLIGLVPQEVTLEPFEKVGTDVAFSRGLHGKRADRAYMEKLLRTLSLWDKRDSPILALSGGMKRRVLIAKALAHEPRILFLDEPTAGVDVELRKDMWAAVRELQRQGVTIILTTHYIEEAEAIAERVGIISSGELLLVEEKDQLMARMGRRQLTMTLAEPLKRIPDILAGYDLALETDGRSLVWSGSGGEEPVGALFRDVAAAGLTLCDVETDQRSLEDIFVELVSADERAHQTREAAE, encoded by the coding sequence ATGGATACCATTCTATCGGTCGAGAGGCTGAGTAAGACGTACGCCTCCGGCCACACCGCGTTGAAGGACGTGTCCCTCGACATTCGGCGCGGTGAAATTCTGGCCCTCCTGGGGCCCAACGGCGCCGGCAAGACGACGCTGATCTCCGTCATCTGCGGTCTGGTGAAGCCCACCAGCGGGCGCGTCACCGTCGACGGTGCCGACATCGTCGAGGACTATCGCAAGGCGCGCTCCCTGATCGGCCTCGTGCCGCAGGAGGTGACGCTCGAGCCGTTCGAGAAGGTGGGGACGGACGTCGCCTTCTCCCGCGGCCTGCACGGCAAGCGCGCCGACAGGGCCTACATGGAGAAGCTGCTGCGCACGCTGTCCCTGTGGGACAAGCGCGATTCGCCGATCCTCGCCCTGTCCGGCGGGATGAAGCGGCGCGTCCTGATCGCCAAGGCGCTCGCGCACGAGCCGCGCATCCTCTTCCTCGACGAGCCGACGGCGGGCGTCGACGTCGAGCTTCGCAAGGACATGTGGGCCGCCGTGCGCGAGCTGCAGCGCCAGGGCGTCACCATCATCCTCACCACCCACTACATCGAGGAGGCGGAGGCGATCGCCGAGCGCGTCGGCATCATCTCCAGCGGCGAGCTGCTCCTCGTCGAGGAGAAGGACCAGCTGATGGCCCGCATGGGCCGCCGCCAGCTCACAATGACGCTCGCCGAGCCGCTGAAGCGCATTCCGGACATTCTCGCCGGCTATGATCTCGCCCTCGAGACGGACGGGCGGTCGCTCGTCTGGAGCGGCAGCGGCGGCGAGGAGCCTGTCGGCGCGCTCTTCAGGGACGTGGCGGCGGCGGGGCTCACGCTCTGCGACGTGGAGACCGACCAGCGCTCGCTGGAGGACATTTTCGTGGAGCTGGTCTCGGCCGACGAGCGCGCGCACCAGACCCGAGAGGCGGCCGAATGA
- a CDS encoding dTDP-4-dehydrorhamnose 3,5-epimerase family protein — protein sequence MKVETTPIEGCLLVRTTVLQDERGFFLETYKQSALTEALGRPHRFAQGNHSRSRAGVLRGFHAEPWDKLVAVASGRALIVVADPRPESPTFGAHVTFELGDAPGTRDRVFVAAGLGNAFYCHTDVDYLNDVSAEFDPATRGGFSWSDPFIGVAWPTEEPALSPKDMSLSRLSEQHADHPAVIAWREGRQSVASRLA from the coding sequence ATGAAGGTCGAGACCACGCCGATCGAGGGATGCCTCCTTGTGCGCACCACGGTGCTGCAGGACGAGCGGGGCTTTTTCCTCGAAACCTACAAGCAGTCCGCCCTGACCGAGGCGCTGGGCCGGCCCCACCGCTTCGCCCAGGGCAATCACTCGCGCTCGCGCGCCGGGGTCCTGCGCGGCTTCCATGCGGAGCCGTGGGACAAGCTCGTCGCCGTCGCGAGCGGGCGTGCGCTCATCGTGGTCGCGGACCCCCGGCCGGAGAGCCCCACATTCGGCGCCCACGTGACCTTCGAGCTCGGCGACGCGCCGGGGACGCGTGACCGCGTCTTCGTCGCCGCCGGCCTCGGGAACGCCTTCTACTGCCACACCGACGTCGACTACCTGAACGACGTCTCCGCCGAGTTCGATCCGGCGACGCGCGGGGGCTTCTCCTGGTCCGACCCGTTCATCGGCGTGGCATGGCCGACGGAGGAGCCGGCGCTGTCGCCGAAGGACATGAGCCTCTCCCGCCTCTCGGAGCAGCATGCCGATCACCCCGCGGTGATCGCCTGGCGCGAGGGGCGTCAGAGCGTGGCGAGCCGCCTCGCCTGA
- the grxD gene encoding Grx4 family monothiol glutaredoxin: MTDAHQTIDNAVKSNDVMLFMKGTKQFPQCGFSGQVVQILDYLGVDYTTMNVLEDDGIRNGIKAYSNWPTIPQLYVKGEFIGGCDIIREMFQAGELQSHMTANGISMRDTAA; the protein is encoded by the coding sequence ATGACGGACGCTCACCAGACGATCGACAATGCGGTGAAGAGCAACGACGTGATGCTCTTCATGAAAGGCACGAAGCAGTTTCCGCAGTGCGGCTTCTCCGGCCAGGTCGTCCAGATCCTCGACTATCTCGGGGTCGACTACACGACGATGAACGTCCTCGAGGACGACGGCATCCGCAACGGCATCAAGGCATACTCCAACTGGCCGACGATCCCCCAGCTCTACGTCAAGGGTGAGTTCATCGGCGGTTGCGACATCATCCGCGAGATGTTCCAGGCCGGCGAGCTGCAGAGCCACATGACGGCCAACGGCATCTCCATGCGCGATACCGCCGCCTGA
- the gatA gene encoding Asp-tRNA(Asn)/Glu-tRNA(Gln) amidotransferase subunit GatA, translating into MSLTDLTLAEARDKLAAKEIRATELTDAYIGAIEATTSLNAYVLPTPDKARAMAKASDEKLAAGQGGPLEGVPLGIKDLFCTEGVRTTAASKILGNFVPPYESTVTANLWKAGAVCLGKLNLDEFAMGSSNETSAFGPVLNPWGSDNRRLVPGGSSGGSAAAVSAHLCAAATATDTGGSIRQPAALTGTVGLKPTYGRCSRWGIVAFASSLDQAGPITRDVRDAAIMLKHMASVDDKDSTSVDLPVADYEAALEGSVKGKKIGIPKEYSIDPMPEELAAFWKKGEDWLRAAGAEIVHVSLPHTKYALAAYYIVAPAEASSNLARYDGVRYGLRVPGEDIIDMYESTRAAGFGDEVKRRILIGTYVLSAGYYDAYYLRAQKVRTLIKRDFENVFHQGVDALLTPTAPSPAFEIGGKQDPVEMYLNDIFTVPVNMAGLPGISVPAGLADGLPLGLQLIGRPFDEAGLMPLARALEDAAGRFVPQKAA; encoded by the coding sequence ATGAGCCTGACCGATCTGACGCTCGCCGAGGCGCGCGACAAGCTCGCCGCCAAGGAAATCCGCGCCACCGAACTGACGGACGCCTACATCGGCGCCATCGAGGCGACGACGTCCCTCAACGCCTACGTGCTGCCGACGCCCGACAAGGCGCGCGCCATGGCCAAGGCCTCGGACGAGAAGCTCGCCGCCGGGCAGGGCGGTCCGCTCGAGGGCGTGCCGCTCGGCATCAAGGACCTCTTCTGCACCGAGGGCGTGCGCACGACGGCCGCGTCGAAGATTCTCGGCAACTTCGTGCCGCCGTACGAGTCGACCGTCACCGCCAACCTCTGGAAGGCGGGCGCGGTCTGCCTCGGCAAGCTGAACCTCGACGAGTTCGCCATGGGCTCGTCCAACGAGACCAGCGCGTTCGGCCCGGTGCTGAACCCGTGGGGCAGCGACAACCGGCGCCTGGTGCCGGGCGGCTCGTCGGGCGGTTCGGCGGCGGCGGTCTCGGCGCACCTGTGCGCCGCGGCGACGGCGACGGACACCGGCGGCTCGATCCGCCAGCCGGCCGCGCTGACCGGCACGGTGGGGCTGAAGCCGACCTACGGGCGCTGCTCGCGCTGGGGCATCGTCGCCTTCGCGTCCTCGCTGGACCAGGCCGGTCCGATCACCCGCGACGTGCGCGACGCCGCGATCATGCTGAAGCACATGGCCTCGGTGGACGACAAGGACTCCACCTCCGTCGACCTCCCGGTCGCCGACTACGAGGCCGCGCTCGAAGGGTCGGTGAAGGGCAAGAAGATCGGCATTCCGAAGGAATACTCGATCGACCCGATGCCGGAGGAACTCGCCGCCTTCTGGAAGAAGGGCGAGGACTGGCTGCGTGCCGCGGGGGCGGAGATCGTCCATGTCTCGCTGCCGCACACCAAGTACGCGCTGGCGGCCTACTACATCGTCGCCCCGGCGGAGGCGTCCTCCAACCTCGCCCGCTACGACGGCGTGCGCTACGGGCTGCGCGTCCCGGGCGAGGACATCATCGACATGTACGAGTCGACCCGTGCGGCCGGCTTCGGCGACGAGGTGAAGCGGCGCATCCTGATCGGCACCTACGTGCTGTCGGCGGGCTACTACGACGCGTACTACCTGCGCGCCCAGAAGGTCCGCACGCTCATCAAGCGCGACTTCGAGAACGTCTTCCACCAGGGCGTCGACGCGCTCCTGACGCCGACGGCGCCGAGCCCGGCGTTCGAGATCGGCGGCAAGCAGGACCCGGTGGAGATGTACCTCAACGACATCTTCACCGTCCCTGTGAACATGGCCGGCCTGCCGGGCATCTCGGTGCCCGCCGGCCTCGCCGACGGGCTGCCGCTGGGCCTGCAGCTCATCGGCCGCCCGTTCGACGAGGCCGGCCTCATGCCGCTCGCCCGCGCGCTGGAAGACGCCGCCGGCCGGTTCGTGCCGCAGAAGGCCGCGTAA
- a CDS encoding ABC transporter permease, producing MNTYAIWAIYRHEMSRAFRTTLQSLVAPVITTSLYFVVFGGAIGSRIQEVEGVSYASFIVPGLIMLTVLTQSVTNAAFGIFFPKFIGSIYEYLSAPISFYELTIGFVGAAATKSVLIGLIILATATAFVDVHIAYPVAMVLLLVLTCIVFALFGFIIGIWARNFEQLQLVPLLIITPLVFLGGSFYSVTMLPEPWQTVTLFNPVVYLVSVFRWSFFGAADVNLAFSLLMIALFSAACILIIRWMFRTGYRLRA from the coding sequence ATGAACACCTACGCCATCTGGGCGATCTACCGGCACGAGATGAGCCGGGCCTTTCGCACCACGTTGCAGTCCCTCGTGGCGCCGGTCATCACCACGTCGCTCTATTTCGTCGTGTTCGGCGGGGCCATCGGCTCGCGCATCCAGGAGGTCGAGGGGGTCTCCTACGCGTCCTTCATCGTGCCGGGCCTCATCATGCTGACGGTGCTGACGCAGTCGGTCACCAACGCGGCGTTCGGCATCTTCTTTCCGAAGTTCATCGGCTCGATCTACGAGTACCTCTCCGCGCCGATCTCCTTCTACGAGCTGACGATCGGCTTCGTCGGCGCGGCGGCGACGAAGTCCGTCCTCATCGGCCTCATCATCCTCGCGACGGCAACGGCGTTCGTGGACGTCCACATCGCCTACCCGGTGGCGATGGTGCTGCTTCTGGTGCTGACCTGCATCGTCTTCGCGCTGTTCGGGTTCATCATCGGGATCTGGGCGCGCAACTTCGAGCAGCTCCAGCTCGTGCCGCTCCTCATCATCACGCCGCTCGTCTTCCTCGGCGGGAGCTTCTACTCGGTGACGATGCTGCCGGAGCCGTGGCAGACGGTGACGCTCTTCAACCCCGTGGTCTATCTGGTCTCGGTGTTCCGCTGGAGCTTCTTCGGGGCGGCGGACGTCAATCTCGCGTTCTCGCTGCTGATGATCGCCCTGTTCTCGGCCGCGTGCATCCTCATCATCCGCTGGATGTTCCGCACCGGCTACCGCCTGCGCGCCTGA